One Comamonas sp. 26 genomic region harbors:
- a CDS encoding aspartate kinase: protein MALIVHKYGGTSMGSTERIRNVAKRVAKWARAGHQMVVVPSAMSGETNRLLGLASELAPSHAKNSYYRELDMLASTGEQASSALLAIALQGEGVESVSYAGWQVPVRTDSSFTKARIESIDDKRVRADLDAGRVVIVTGFQGIDPEGNITTLGRGGSDTSAVAVAAALKAAEVLIYTDVDGVYTTDPRVVSAAKRLGTVSFEEMLEMASLGSKVLQIRSVEFAGKYKVPMRVLSSFTPWDIDLEEEAKSGTLITFEEDEKMEKAVVSGIAFNRGEAKISVLGVPDTPGIAAGILGPVADANIEVDVIIQNISKDGKTDFSFTVSQGDYQRALELLSETVAPSLGASEVVGNPNIAKVSIVGIGMRSHVGVASTMFRTLSKEGVNIQMISTSEIKTSVVIDEKYLELAVRSLHTAFGLDKSE from the coding sequence ATGGCACTGATCGTTCATAAATACGGCGGCACCTCGATGGGCTCGACAGAGCGCATCCGTAATGTCGCCAAGCGCGTGGCCAAGTGGGCTCGGGCAGGCCACCAGATGGTGGTTGTGCCCAGCGCCATGAGTGGCGAAACCAATCGCTTGCTGGGTCTGGCCAGCGAACTGGCTCCCAGTCACGCTAAGAATTCGTACTACCGTGAGCTCGATATGCTGGCCTCCACCGGCGAGCAGGCATCGTCGGCGCTGCTGGCAATTGCTCTGCAGGGCGAAGGCGTCGAGTCCGTCAGCTACGCTGGCTGGCAAGTGCCTGTGCGCACGGATAGCAGCTTCACCAAGGCTCGCATTGAATCCATTGATGACAAGCGTGTGCGCGCTGATCTGGATGCAGGTCGAGTCGTGATCGTGACGGGCTTTCAGGGTATTGACCCCGAAGGTAACATCACGACACTGGGACGCGGCGGCTCTGATACATCGGCTGTGGCTGTGGCTGCGGCGCTGAAGGCAGCCGAAGTGCTGATCTACACCGATGTGGATGGTGTCTACACCACCGACCCCCGTGTGGTGTCTGCGGCCAAGCGCCTGGGTACCGTGAGCTTTGAGGAAATGCTGGAAATGGCAAGCCTGGGCTCCAAGGTGCTGCAGATCCGCTCGGTGGAGTTTGCTGGTAAGTACAAAGTGCCTATGCGCGTGCTTTCCAGCTTCACCCCCTGGGATATCGATCTGGAAGAAGAAGCCAAGTCCGGCACCCTGATTACTTTTGAGGAAGACGAGAAAATGGAAAAGGCTGTCGTATCCGGCATCGCGTTTAACCGCGGTGAAGCCAAGATCTCTGTGCTGGGCGTGCCCGACACCCCCGGCATCGCTGCTGGCATCCTGGGTCCTGTGGCTGATGCCAACATTGAAGTCGATGTGATCATTCAGAACATCTCCAAGGATGGCAAGACTGACTTCAGCTTCACCGTCAGCCAAGGCGACTACCAGCGTGCACTAGAACTGCTGAGCGAAACCGTCGCTCCTTCGCTGGGTGCCTCCGAAGTGGTGGGTAATCCCAACATCGCCAAGGTCAGCATCGTCGGTATCGGCATGCGCAGCCACGTGGGTGTTGCTTCCACGATGTTCCGTACTCTGAGCAAGGAAGGTGTGAACATTCAGATGATCTCTACTTCCGAAATCAAGACCTCGGTCGTGATCGACGAGAAGTACCTGGAACTGGCCGTGCGCTCCCTGCACACAGCCTTTGGTTTGGATAAAAGCGAATAA
- the tilS gene encoding tRNA lysidine(34) synthetase TilS yields the protein MQTKSDADLLNASAALVDAAVAAFNPPLPLAVAFSGGADSCALLLACHARWPGQVRAIHVHHGLQAAADDFQKHCEQLCARHGIALKVCAIDARNAQGQSPEDAARQGRYEALIGAAEQDWSSADAVALEPVRSLALAQHADDQVETLLLALSRGAGVAGLAAMPSHWQRAQLEWFRPLLAVPGQVLRDWLRLRGVSWVEDPTNTDQAYTRNRIRAQLLPVLEQVFPQFRSTFARSSAHCAQASELLDEQAAVDLQIVGTPPHIKALQTLTTVRLGNVLRFWLRSIYGTTPTAAQLSQLMQQISVCTTRGHRIHIKVGRGFVERRGLTLDWYNS from the coding sequence ATGCAAACCAAGTCCGATGCTGACTTGCTGAATGCCTCGGCTGCGTTGGTAGATGCTGCCGTGGCCGCTTTTAATCCACCTTTGCCGCTGGCGGTGGCTTTCAGTGGTGGAGCAGATTCGTGCGCTTTGCTTCTGGCCTGCCATGCGCGCTGGCCGGGGCAGGTGAGGGCGATTCACGTCCATCACGGCTTGCAGGCGGCGGCAGATGATTTTCAGAAGCACTGTGAGCAACTGTGTGCGCGGCACGGCATTGCGCTCAAAGTCTGCGCTATTGATGCGCGAAATGCCCAAGGTCAAAGCCCGGAAGATGCGGCTCGCCAAGGCCGGTACGAAGCCTTGATTGGTGCTGCGGAGCAAGACTGGTCAAGTGCCGATGCCGTGGCGCTGGAGCCTGTGCGCTCTCTGGCTTTGGCGCAGCATGCGGATGATCAGGTCGAGACTTTGTTGCTGGCGCTGTCACGCGGTGCCGGGGTGGCTGGTTTGGCGGCTATGCCTTCGCATTGGCAACGGGCGCAGCTTGAATGGTTTCGCCCTTTGCTGGCTGTGCCCGGGCAGGTGCTAAGAGACTGGCTGCGTCTGCGGGGTGTGAGCTGGGTGGAGGATCCCACTAATACTGATCAGGCTTACACGCGCAATCGCATACGGGCGCAGTTGCTGCCGGTGCTGGAGCAAGTCTTTCCACAATTTCGCAGCACCTTTGCCCGCAGTAGCGCCCATTGTGCGCAGGCGTCTGAATTGCTGGATGAGCAGGCAGCGGTTGATTTGCAGATAGTGGGCACCCCGCCGCATATCAAGGCATTGCAGACTTTAACTACGGTGCGGCTGGGCAATGTGCTGCGCTTCTGGCTGCGCTCTATTTATGGCACAACGCCTACGGCAGCCCAGCTTTCACAGCTCATGCAACAGATCAGTGTTTGTACTACGCGAGGGCACCGCATCCATATCAAGGTGGGACGCGGTTTTGTCGAGCGCCGGGGGCTAACTCTCGATTGGTACAATTCCTAG
- a CDS encoding acetyl-CoA carboxylase carboxyltransferase subunit alpha, which translates to MAKKNFLDFEQPIAELESKIEELRYVQTESAVDISEEIDQLSKKSLQLTKDIYSDLTPWQITKIARHTERPYTLDYVRECFTDFVEMHGDRHFADDQSIIGGLARFNGQPCMVIGHQKGRDTKERTLRNFGMTRPEGYRKSLRLMKTAEKFKLPVFTFVDTPGAFPGIDAEERGQSEAIGRNIYEMAQLQTPIITTIIGEGGSGGALAIAVADQVLMLQYSVYSVISPEGCASILWKTGEKAQEAADAMGITAHRLKALGLVDKIVNEPVGGAHRDTKQMGAFLKRALGDALRQLSDLKPKELQDRRYERIQSYGKFSDTKADNS; encoded by the coding sequence TTGGCGAAAAAGAACTTTCTGGATTTTGAGCAGCCCATTGCAGAACTCGAATCCAAAATCGAAGAACTGCGTTATGTGCAGACTGAAAGCGCAGTCGATATCTCGGAAGAGATTGATCAGCTCAGCAAAAAAAGCCTGCAGCTGACTAAGGATATCTACAGTGATCTGACCCCTTGGCAGATCACCAAGATTGCCCGTCATACCGAGCGTCCCTACACGCTTGACTATGTGCGTGAGTGCTTTACTGACTTTGTCGAAATGCACGGTGATCGCCATTTTGCGGACGATCAGTCCATCATCGGTGGTCTGGCCCGTTTCAACGGCCAGCCCTGCATGGTGATTGGTCATCAAAAAGGCCGTGATACCAAAGAGCGCACTCTGCGCAACTTTGGCATGACGCGCCCTGAGGGCTATCGCAAGTCTCTGCGCCTGATGAAGACGGCAGAGAAGTTCAAGCTGCCCGTGTTCACTTTTGTGGATACGCCCGGTGCCTTCCCTGGTATCGACGCTGAAGAGCGTGGTCAGTCCGAAGCCATTGGCCGCAACATCTATGAGATGGCTCAGCTGCAAACCCCCATCATCACCACCATCATTGGTGAAGGTGGCTCGGGCGGTGCACTGGCTATTGCCGTGGCTGATCAGGTGCTGATGCTGCAGTACTCCGTGTACTCTGTGATCAGTCCCGAAGGCTGTGCTTCCATTCTGTGGAAAACGGGTGAAAAGGCCCAAGAAGCGGCAGACGCCATGGGCATCACCGCCCATCGCCTGAAAGCGCTGGGTCTGGTTGACAAGATCGTCAACGAACCCGTCGGTGGCGCTCACCGCGATACCAAGCAAATGGGCGCTTTCCTCAAGCGTGCGCTGGGCGATGCTCTGCGTCAGCTGTCGGATCTGAAGCCCAAGGAGCTGCAAGATCGCCGCTACGAGCGTATTCAGAGCTACGGCAAGTTCTCTGATACCAAGGCGGACAACAGCTAA
- a CDS encoding DNA-3-methyladenine glycosylase: protein MSAVKHLDTMDFEQLPLVADLPVPMGPAAPLPVAPLGSAGAASLAETAVSASKTEAYPKAAPSPKAPAPKINLALPEGVPAYWEDACRQLMRRDRVLKRLIPQLSSQALLPSGSGFGQGQGQDQAFATLARSIVGQQISAKSAKTLWNKFAKLLIEMQPEQVLKLKVDDMRGAGLSARKVDYLVDLALHFTENRLRMDEWPEMGDDEIIAELMSIRGLSRWTAENFLIYYLARPNVLALDDAGLIQGISLNYFSGDPVSRSDAREVAEAWKPWCTVATWYIWRSLEAQPVA from the coding sequence ATGAGTGCGGTCAAGCATCTGGACACCATGGATTTTGAGCAGCTGCCTCTGGTGGCTGATCTGCCTGTGCCCATGGGTCCGGCAGCGCCGCTGCCTGTGGCTCCTTTAGGCTCTGCTGGGGCTGCATCGCTTGCTGAGACTGCGGTGTCAGCTAGCAAAACGGAAGCATATCCCAAGGCTGCACCCAGTCCCAAAGCGCCTGCGCCTAAGATCAATCTGGCTTTGCCTGAAGGTGTGCCTGCCTACTGGGAAGACGCCTGCCGCCAGCTCATGCGCCGTGATCGCGTGCTCAAGCGCCTGATTCCGCAGCTCAGCAGCCAGGCGCTGCTGCCTAGTGGTTCGGGATTTGGGCAAGGGCAGGGTCAAGATCAGGCTTTTGCCACGCTGGCTCGCTCCATCGTGGGTCAGCAGATTTCTGCCAAATCTGCCAAGACGCTGTGGAACAAGTTTGCCAAGCTGCTCATTGAGATGCAGCCTGAGCAGGTGCTCAAGCTCAAGGTGGACGATATGCGCGGGGCTGGCTTGTCGGCACGCAAGGTGGACTATCTGGTCGATCTGGCGCTGCACTTCACGGAAAACCGCCTGCGCATGGATGAGTGGCCTGAGATGGGTGATGACGAAATCATTGCCGAGCTCATGTCTATTCGCGGTCTCAGTCGCTGGACGGCTGAGAATTTTCTGATTTACTACCTGGCGCGGCCCAATGTGCTGGCGCTGGATGATGCCGGATTGATTCAGGGCATCTCACTTAATTATTTTTCGGGTGATCCTGTCAGTCGCAGTGACGCCCGTGAGGTCGCCGAGGCTTGGAAGCCGTGGTGTACGGTTGCAACTTGGTATATTTGGCGCTCGCTCGAAGCGCAGCCTGTGGCTTGA
- the cysS gene encoding cysteine--tRNA ligase, producing the protein MSLRIYNTLSRALESFSPIEPGHVRMYVCGMTVYDLCHLGHARSMVAFDVVQRWLRATGYQVTYVRNITDIDDKIIKRAVENGETIRSLTDRMIDALHQDADALGIERPTLEPRATEYVPQMLSMIGTLQTKGLAYQAGNGDVNYAVRKFPGYGKLSGKSLDELNAGERVAVADGKHDPLDFVLWKSAKADEPADVKWQSQFGEGRPGWHIECSAMGCELLGESFDIHGGGADLQFPHHENEIAQSEGATGKPFAQTWMHNGFINVDNEKMSKSLGNFFTIRDVLKEYDAETIRFFVVRSHYRSPLNYSNVHLDDARVALKRLYTALDLVAAAAVQVDWSNPYAARFKAAMDEDFGTPEAVAVLFELAAEVNRNKSPEVAGLLKALGASLGLLQGEPQKFLQAGAEGVDAAAIEAQIAARAAAKADKNWAEADRIRKELLGQGIVLKDSAAGTTWEAAAKG; encoded by the coding sequence ATGAGTTTGCGTATCTACAACACGCTGTCGCGTGCATTGGAATCGTTTTCGCCGATCGAGCCGGGCCATGTGCGCATGTACGTCTGCGGCATGACGGTGTACGACCTCTGCCACCTGGGCCATGCGCGCTCCATGGTGGCATTTGACGTGGTGCAGCGCTGGCTACGTGCCACCGGCTACCAAGTGACCTATGTGCGCAACATCACCGATATTGATGACAAGATCATCAAGCGCGCGGTGGAAAACGGCGAAACCATCCGCAGCCTGACCGATCGCATGATCGACGCGCTGCATCAGGATGCCGATGCGCTGGGCATTGAACGCCCCACGCTGGAGCCACGCGCCACCGAATACGTGCCGCAGATGCTGAGCATGATTGGCACTCTGCAGACCAAGGGTCTGGCCTATCAGGCGGGTAATGGTGATGTGAACTACGCCGTGCGCAAGTTCCCCGGCTACGGCAAGTTGTCTGGCAAGTCGCTGGACGAATTGAACGCGGGTGAGCGCGTGGCAGTGGCTGACGGCAAGCATGATCCGCTGGACTTTGTGCTGTGGAAATCCGCCAAGGCCGATGAGCCTGCGGATGTGAAATGGCAAAGCCAATTTGGTGAAGGTCGCCCCGGCTGGCACATTGAGTGCTCGGCCATGGGCTGCGAGTTGCTGGGCGAGAGCTTTGACATTCATGGCGGCGGTGCTGACCTGCAGTTCCCCCATCACGAAAACGAAATTGCCCAGAGCGAAGGCGCTACCGGCAAGCCGTTTGCCCAGACATGGATGCACAACGGCTTCATCAACGTGGACAACGAAAAGATGTCCAAGTCGCTGGGTAACTTCTTCACGATCCGTGATGTGCTCAAAGAGTACGACGCTGAAACCATTCGTTTCTTCGTCGTGCGCAGCCATTACCGCAGCCCGCTGAACTACTCCAACGTGCACCTTGATGATGCGCGTGTGGCTCTCAAGCGCCTCTATACTGCTCTGGACTTGGTAGCCGCCGCTGCCGTGCAGGTGGACTGGAGTAATCCTTACGCCGCCCGCTTCAAGGCTGCGATGGATGAGGACTTTGGTACGCCCGAGGCGGTGGCCGTGCTGTTTGAGCTGGCTGCTGAAGTCAACCGCAACAAGTCGCCTGAAGTGGCTGGCTTGCTCAAGGCGCTGGGTGCAAGCCTGGGTCTGCTGCAGGGCGAGCCTCAGAAGTTTTTGCAGGCTGGCGCTGAAGGCGTGGATGCTGCTGCCATTGAGGCGCAGATTGCCGCCCGTGCTGCCGCCAAGGCTGACAAGAACTGGGCCGAGGCCGATCGCATCCGCAAGGAACTGCTGGGGCAGGGCATTGTCCTTAAGGACTCTGCCGCTGGTACGACCTGGGAAGCTGCGGCTAAGGGTTAA
- a CDS encoding tetratricopeptide repeat protein: protein MPVRNLLSTAARMAVVAVMLTAGSAYADDYSDVAQLLKSGKTQQALQKADTYLAKNARDPQMRFLRGIALTNDGKTEDAITAFRLLTEDYPELPEPYNNLAVIYARQGDLDRARSALEAAVRNNPNYAVAHENLGDIYARLAYQSYAQSLAKGGRPAALNPKLKQLKDMLQPAASVAAPAAGPAAAQPTQPAQR, encoded by the coding sequence ATGCCTGTACGCAACTTGTTAAGTACCGCAGCGCGTATGGCCGTTGTGGCCGTCATGCTCACCGCCGGCAGCGCCTACGCCGATGATTATTCGGATGTTGCCCAGTTGCTCAAGAGCGGCAAGACGCAACAGGCGCTGCAAAAAGCCGACACCTATCTAGCCAAGAATGCGCGTGACCCGCAGATGCGTTTTTTGCGCGGCATTGCGCTGACCAATGATGGCAAGACCGAAGACGCCATCACCGCCTTCCGACTACTCACCGAGGACTACCCAGAACTGCCCGAGCCCTATAACAATTTGGCCGTGATCTATGCACGCCAGGGGGATCTGGATCGCGCCCGTTCCGCCCTTGAGGCCGCTGTGCGCAACAACCCAAATTACGCCGTGGCACATGAGAATCTGGGCGACATCTACGCCCGTCTCGCCTACCAGTCCTATGCGCAGTCTCTGGCCAAGGGCGGCCGCCCTGCAGCCTTGAACCCCAAGCTCAAGCAGCTCAAGGATATGTTGCAGCCTGCGGCGTCTGTCGCTGCACCAGCAGCTGGACCTGCAGCAGCCCAGCCCACGCAGCCGGCTCAACGCTAA
- a CDS encoding peptidylprolyl isomerase, with translation MLNFRRKSLKALASIALTATVFAAPSFAQAQSKVQIKTSMGDIVVELNDAKAPKSAANFLQYVRDKHYDGTVFHRVIDGFMIQGGGMDANLSEKPTRAPIPLEASNGLKNDRGTIAMARTGNPNSATSQFFINLVNNDMLNAPKPDGHGYTVFGKVTKGMEVVDKIRAVATGNRGMHQNVPVTAVTILSATEIK, from the coding sequence ATGCTGAATTTTCGTCGAAAAAGCCTTAAAGCCCTTGCCTCTATTGCGCTGACAGCTACTGTTTTTGCAGCTCCCAGCTTCGCGCAAGCCCAGTCCAAGGTGCAGATTAAGACCAGCATGGGCGACATTGTGGTGGAACTGAACGATGCCAAAGCACCCAAGAGCGCGGCCAACTTTCTGCAATATGTGCGCGACAAGCACTACGACGGCACGGTGTTTCACCGCGTGATTGATGGCTTCATGATTCAGGGCGGCGGCATGGACGCCAACCTGAGCGAAAAGCCCACCCGCGCCCCGATTCCACTGGAAGCCAGCAATGGCCTGAAAAACGACCGCGGCACCATCGCCATGGCGCGCACCGGCAACCCCAATTCAGCTACCTCCCAGTTCTTCATCAACCTGGTGAATAACGACATGCTCAACGCACCAAAGCCTGACGGCCACGGCTACACCGTGTTCGGTAAGGTCACCAAGGGCATGGAGGTAGTGGACAAAATCCGTGCCGTGGCTACGGGCAACCGCGGCATGCACCAGAATGTGCCCGTGACGGCGGTGACAATCCTTTCGGCCACCGAAATCAAATAA
- a CDS encoding peptidylprolyl isomerase, whose protein sequence is MSNPQVELHITINVAETATQGVITLELDAVNAPKSTENFLGYVNKGFYDGTVFHRVIKNFMIQGGGFTADMKQKDSDAPIENEAKNGLKNDKYTIAMARTSDPHSATAQFFINTVDNAFLNHTAPNGQGWGYAVFGKVVKGEEVVEAIKKVRTSRKGFHDDVPFDAVVIDKAVAI, encoded by the coding sequence ATGAGCAATCCTCAAGTTGAACTGCACATCACCATCAACGTGGCTGAAACCGCTACTCAAGGCGTGATCACCCTGGAACTGGACGCTGTGAACGCTCCCAAGTCCACCGAGAACTTCCTGGGTTACGTGAACAAGGGCTTCTACGACGGCACCGTGTTCCACCGCGTGATCAAGAACTTCATGATCCAAGGCGGCGGTTTCACTGCTGACATGAAGCAAAAGGACAGCGACGCTCCTATCGAGAACGAAGCCAAGAACGGCCTGAAGAACGACAAGTACACCATCGCCATGGCTCGCACCAGCGACCCACACAGCGCCACTGCTCAGTTCTTCATCAACACCGTGGACAACGCTTTCCTGAACCACACCGCCCCCAACGGCCAAGGCTGGGGCTACGCTGTGTTCGGCAAGGTGGTCAAGGGTGAAGAAGTGGTTGAAGCCATCAAGAAGGTTCGCACTTCGCGCAAGGGCTTCCACGACGACGTGCCTTTTGACGCCGTGGTGATCGACAAGGCTGTGGCGATCTAA
- a CDS encoding UDP-2,3-diacylglucosamine diphosphatase, with translation MTDSSDPRTTAPQMAQLQGAPEWRAIDFISDLHLQPSEPQTVQAWRDYLAHSSADAIFMLGDLFEVWVGDDALDEPGSFEAECAELLREAAQKRPLFFLVGNRDFLAGEEFIKRSGMTGLTEPTVLHWAGPSILLSHGDALCLDDVEYQQFRAVSRRPAWQQQLLAQPLAVRRSIGKSARTESEQRKQSGAPYADADAQMVATWMQAAQAPWLIHGHTHQPADHALGQDQWRIVLSDWHIDATQHRAEVLRVTPEGWQRIPPELA, from the coding sequence ATGACTGACTCTTCAGATCCCCGCACGACTGCACCTCAGATGGCGCAACTGCAAGGCGCGCCCGAGTGGCGAGCTATCGACTTCATTTCCGATCTGCACCTACAGCCTTCCGAGCCGCAGACCGTGCAGGCCTGGCGCGACTATCTGGCGCACAGCTCGGCAGATGCCATCTTCATGCTGGGCGACCTGTTTGAAGTCTGGGTGGGCGACGATGCATTGGATGAGCCCGGTAGCTTTGAAGCCGAATGCGCGGAACTGCTGCGCGAGGCAGCGCAAAAACGCCCCTTATTCTTCTTGGTGGGCAACCGCGACTTTCTGGCGGGTGAAGAATTTATCAAGCGCAGTGGCATGACGGGCTTGACCGAGCCTACGGTGCTGCACTGGGCTGGCCCCAGCATCTTGCTCAGCCATGGCGATGCGCTGTGTCTGGATGATGTGGAGTACCAGCAGTTTCGCGCCGTATCGCGCAGGCCAGCCTGGCAGCAGCAGTTGCTGGCCCAGCCGCTGGCCGTGCGCCGTTCCATTGGCAAATCGGCCCGTACAGAGAGCGAGCAGCGCAAACAAAGCGGCGCACCTTATGCCGATGCCGACGCGCAAATGGTCGCCACCTGGATGCAGGCTGCGCAAGCGCCTTGGCTGATTCACGGTCACACCCATCAGCCCGCAGACCATGCACTAGGGCAAGATCAATGGCGAATTGTGCTGAGCGACTGGCACATTGATGCAACGCAGCATCGCGCCGAGGTACTGCGTGTAACGCCTGAAGGCTGGCAACGTATACCACCCGAGCTGGCTTGA